The Elaeis guineensis isolate ETL-2024a chromosome 11, EG11, whole genome shotgun sequence genomic interval TATTGCGTAGGTTATTTTCAAATAATTTGTATAATTGGACTTGAGATTTTGCAATCAATTAGGATCTTTTTCGAGTACACCTCATTATAGTGTGTCAACTTTTTTCTAAATTAGTCTTGTTCTTCCTTTCATTCTCATGGCCTTTTTGAGCCCCAACTACCTATGCAGACTATTATGTGTTCTATTTATGCTTAACAATTTTTAATAGATTAAATATACTATTTTCTATGATTTATTTAGCCAGAGCAATTTACTAAACAATCTACATGATTAATTTAGTTAGATAAATAGTTAGAGAAGTGTAGGCTAGGTTTTATTGGgatttttaattatttcatagtaGTTTAATATATATATTGGAGACTATTAATTAATTAAAGGTGCATTATAGAGAGTTTATTTATTGGTTATTGGAAGGATactaaattaataaaattgattatatattataattttacttGAAATTTATTGATaagttaaaatattatttttaacttaatttaatccaATTTAAATAAGGATTTGGATAACTGATCCaactttatttatattaaaatacataaaaattaaaatcatttaaataaaatatgtaatataaagtagtaaaatattttatattaaatattattactttttaatTATAGTACAAATAAAAAGAAtcatgaattatttattttttaaatgaaaagtattttaatgaaaaattttcaaaatattataaagaatacatatacttatttattttttattttctattagaAAGAAgatagttaatttttttaaaaataattaactattaaaatatgaaatatcataatataattgaaaagtatattttgtaacatgaaaaattttaggtatatgtataatttttttttacatttaaaATTGTGAGCATATATATGGATCTATAGGACTTTTTTCCAGATGTGATTGGTAATATTCAGCTCATTTTTAGctccaatttcaaaaaaaaaaaaaaagaagaagcatttTGGTCACATGTatcatgataaaaattaatttcataaaagCTCATTATTGCTCACTAGTTCTgttaatgtggcttgaattttggatatcTTTTATGGGCTCGAATTATGACCCAATCTGAAAAGCCCGCGTTGCGACCTGAATGAAATATTTTGGGAGGTCTGTGGTGGTAGCGGAGGGCATGGGCCGATAGGCCCATGCCCGAAGCCCACCACTGACCTCATTGGGGGGTGCGGGGGGCAACGCCCCCCGCGGTATGGACCAGTATAAATATTGTATTTTCTGCCAATCTCGGCAGTTTTTTGTGAGAGGTTTGGGAAATCAAAGTGCggctagggtttggagagttcttgagtgattgtatctctcttttcatcatagtggaatttttctctcgtgtcttgcccgtggacgtaggcttttcagccgaaccacgtaaatcctgtgtttgtttttctttctcttctctattttgtgtgattgtacgaatctgtgtgtgccctatatttgtgcttgctataacaaattggtatcagagcattgtATGCGTGCAGTTTAAGGTTCACAGATGGCATCGTCTTCAACGAAGTATGAGGTGGAGAAGTTTAACGGAGGATCGAGTTTCAGTctgtggaagattaaaataaaatcttcctTGATTCTGCAAGGTTTATGGAAGGCAGTTGAGAATAACTTTCCAGAGGGTATGAAGGAGGCGGACAAGGCCGATCTGAAGGAGAGAGCCTTGAGTGCGATTTTCATGAGCGTCACTGATAATGTTCTGCGAGAGATTGCTAGtgaaaaatcggcatctgaagcaTGGAAGAAATTGGAGGAGCTGTATTCTGCCAAATCGCTGACAAATCGTCTCTATCTGAAGAAAAGACTGTACAATCTTAGAATGAACGAAGGTACGCCCATTAAAGAACATCTggatgaatttaattcaatcattaTGGACCTGAAGAATATAGATATTGATATTGATAGTGAGGATCAGGCTTTGATTGTGTTATGTTCGTTGCCACCCTCATATGAGACTTTTGTTGATACTCTGTTGTATGGAAAAGACAGTATTTCACTAGATGATGTTAGTAATTCACTAAAATCGAAGGagttgaaaaagaatttttcagacAATAGAGACAGATCTGAGGGAGAGGGTTTGTTGAGCAGGGGAAGAACACAGTCAAGGGAAGGTTTTTCAACTAAAAAGAAATCTAAAGCTAGATCAAAGTCTAGAATGAAAAAGGCTAACTGTTTTGAGTGCGGGGAGCGGGGACACTACAGGAGAGATTGTCccaagttgaaaaataaaagggGAAAGCAATCAGAGAGTTCTGCGAATGTTGTTGACAGGTTCAATAATTCTGATGACAGTGATAGTGCTGGAGAAATTCTATCTGTGAGTTCAGATCATGGACAGAGTTCCTGGGTCCTTGATAGTGGTGCTACTTATCACATGTGTCCACACAGAAATTGGTTTGTCACTTATAAACAGATGAGTGGTAAAGTATTTCTGGGGAATGATCGTGCATTACCTGTGGAGGGTGTAGGTAACATCAGAttaaggatgtttgatgggattgtcagAACTATGGAGTGTTGGCATGTTCCAGGATTGAAGAAGAACCTAATTTCCCTTGGGACACTAGACTCTCATGGATACAAATACCAtgcagagaatggaattctcaaaGTATGCAAGGGCTCTATGGTACTCATGAAAGGCAGTTTGGTTTCAGGATTGTATGTTCTTCAGGGAAGTATAGTTTCAGGGGAAGCTGCAGTAGTATCTAGGAGCAGTAATCAGAATCAGACTCAGCTGTGGCATTTGCGTCTTGGTCATATGAGTGAGAGAGGGTTATCTGTATTGAGCAAGCGAGACTTATTGGACAGACAGAAAACAGAATCTATGGATTTTTGTGAACACTGTGTGTTTGGCAAACAGACCAGggtgaagttcaacaaaaaggcAGTGCACAGGACCAGAGGTACAGTGGATTACATCCATTCAGATCTATGGGGTCCTAACAGAATTCCTTCCAAGAATGGTGCCAGATATTTCATGACtttgattgatgattactctcggatGGTTTGGGTGTATTTTCTGAAAACAAAAGATGAGGCATTTCCAACTTTTGTTAAGTGGAAGACGATGATCGAGAAGCAGACAGAAAAGAAGGTCAAGCGTCTTAGAACTGATAATGGATTGGAATTTTGTAATCGTGAGTTCAATGCTTTCTGCAGTGACGAAGGTATAGTGAGACACCGCACTTGTACTGGGACACCACAACAGAATGGTATTGCAGAACGCATGAACAGAACGCTTTGTGACAAAGCACGAAGCATGCTCTCACATTCAAGTTTGGGAAAGGATTTCTGGGCTGAAGCAATTAATACAGCCTGTTTCTTGGTAAATCGATCTCCATCTACAGCTATTGAGTGTAAAACTCCTTTTGAGATCTGGTCCGGGTCACCTGCTGATTACTCTCAGTTGAGAGTATTTGGTTGTCCTGCTTATGCTCATGTGAGGGATGGTAAGCTTGAGCCGAGGGCAAAGAAATGCATATTTCTAGGGTATGCATCTGGAGTGAAAGGCTATAGATTGTGGTGCAATGATATAAAGTCTCCAGGGTTAATAATCAGCAGGGATGTGACATTTAATGAGTCTGCTTTACTGGATGGTCAGAGGGAGAAGTCAATATCAGAATCAGATCACGGTGTCAGAGAACAGGTGAAGCTTGAGGTTGATACTTCAGCAGTTCAGTTCAGTGATCCAGATGATGAGGTGCAGGATCCTGATCAAGAAGAGGATGCACCTGAACAACAGCAACAAGAGCCATATAGCATTGCAACTGGTAGGGAGAGAAGACAGATCAGACCTCCGCAGAGATATGCATATGCAGATCTAGTTGCGTATGCTTTATCAGTTGCTGAGATAGTTGATATGCATGAACCAAGTAATTATAGTGAAGCTATTTCTTGTTCAGATGCAGATCAATGGGTCGGTGCTATGGGTGAAGAAATTGAATCACTTCATAAGAATCAAACTTGGGAGCTTGTGACATTGCCTAAGGGACAGAAAGTAGTAGGCTGCAAGTGGGTTTTCAAGAAAAAGGAAGGCACTCCAGGGATAGAAGCACCTCGTTACAAGGCACGGTTGGTAGCTAAAGGCTTTACTCAGAGGGAGGGGATTGACTTCAATGAAGTGTTCTCTCCAGTTGTGAAGCACAGTTCCATCAGAGCCCTTCTTGCTATGGTTGCTCTTCATGATCTAGAACTCGAGCaattagatgtgaagacagcattTTTGCATGGTGAGTTGGAGGAGCAAATTTATATGAGTCAGCCTGAAGGATTTGTCATTCCAGGTATGGAAAATCATGTTTGTTTGCTTAAGAAatctttatatggtttgaaacagtcTCCTAGGCAGTGGTACAAAAGATTTGATACATTCATGATTTGTAATGGCTTTATCCGTAGCTCATATGATAGTTGTGTGTATCACAGAAAGCTTTCAGATGATTCCTTTATCTATTTGctgttgtatgtagatgacatgcttattGCTGCTAAAAGCATGTCACAAGTTAATATACTGAAAAAGCAGTTGAGTgatgagtttgagatgaaggatttgggtgctgCAAAGAAGATTTTGGGAATGGAGATTATCCGGGATAGAAGTGTTGGAAAGCTTTTCTTGTCTCAGCAGACTTATGTTGAGAAAGTACTTCAGCGTTTCAACATGAATAATTCTAAGCCTGTAACTGTTCCGTTTGCTGCCCATTTCAAGTTATCTGCAGATATGTCACCTAAAACAAATGAAGAGATGGAACACATGTCCAGTGTTCCTTATTCTAGTGCTGTGGGtagtatcatgtatgctatggtttgcactcgacctgatatttcacaTGCAGTCAGTGTTGTGAGTAGATACATGGCGTGTCCTGGGAGAGAGCACTGGCAAGCAGTGAAATGGATTTTAAGATATTTAAAGGGTACTACAGATGTTGGTCTGATATTCGATAGGGCCAAGATGAGTGATTCAGTTGTTGGCTATGTGGATTCAGACTTTGCAGGGGACTTAGACAAGAGGAGATCTCTGACAGGTTATTTGTTTACTCTTTCTGGTAGTGTTATCAGTTGGAAGGCAACATTGCAAACTACAGTTGCATTGTCTaccacagaagctgaatatatgGCTCTAGCAGAAGCAGTAAAAGAAGCTATATGGTTACAGGGTTTGGTGAGTGATCTTGGATTGATGCAGAACAAGTCAACAGTGttttgtgacagtcagagtgccatTCATCTTACAAAGAATCAGATGTACCATGAGCGAACAAAACACATTGATGTTAGATATCACTTCATTCGGGACATTGTATCACAAGGTACTATAGTTGTGCAGAAAGTTTCTACACATGATAATCCGGCAGATATGATGACCAAGACAGTTCCAGTTAGCAAGTTTAGGCATTGCCTAGACTTGGTTGGTGTTTGTAGTGCTCAGTAGTGTCCTTGCGAGGGCATTTGGCAAGACAGAGTATTGAGATAATTTTGTTGATGATAGTGAAAATTTAAGCCAAGGGGAAGAATTgttaatgtggcttgaattttggatatcTTTTATGGGCTCGAATTATGACCCAATCTGAAAAGCCCGCGTTGCGACCTGAATGAAATATTTTGGGAGGTCTGTGGTGGTAGCGGAGGGCATGGGCCGATAGGCCCATGCCCGAAGCCCACCACTGACCTCATTGGGGGGTGCGGGGGGCAACGCCCCCCGCGGTATGGACCAGTATAAATATTGTATTTTCTGCCAATCTCGGCAGTTTTTTGTGAGAGGTTTGGGAAATCAAAGTGCggctagggtttggagagttcttgagtgattgtatctctcttttcatcatagtggaatttttctctcgtgtcttgcccgtggacgtaggcttttcagccgaaccacgtaaatcctgtgtttgtttttctttctcttctctattttgtgtGATTGTACGAATCTGTGTGTGCCCTATATTTGTGCTTGCTATAACAAGTTCCTTATCATCTCATCATTTTAGATTTTTTACTaacatttttgaattttttgtcaccaaaaaaatattttaaataatttttttaatgatcatTTTGTCATAATTAATTGGTTTTCTGTAACCAACAAAATTTCAAGTCGGAAAAATGGTTTTAGTAATGATATTAAATgcttataaaaactctttttttttcattaaaaaattttatgatgaaattttaaaaaaaaatcgactattttttttattgctaaaaacttgaatttttataataattagagCTAGCTATGATGTATTCGTTTTAGGATGATAGCATGCCACCACTATCAGGAGATAACGCCTATTTTCTATAAGACTGGGAACTCAACAAAGTAAAGTATACATACCAAGTTTCTAGACAATAATCATGCCTGGTGGACACTTGGAGTTACATAAACTTATTATCGGGGAATGCATAAATCTCTTTTCTTTGGCCGTTCAAACGCCTGTGTCCAGATAGACGCGGGGAGGGAGGGCATTCTTTGAATGAGCGTATTTTAGTATGTCGGATATCCACCAGTCCATTAATTTCACACCCTATCGCCATTGACAACTAAATCACAAACTTGCAATTATCAACTATATTTTACTACATCAACTGTGGAATTATGCAATAATTGCTTTAAAAATTATACCGAATGATGGAAGGAAAAAATTGAAACGCTTTATACAAAATACAATCCGGAAGATCGATCATTAGTTCGATAGATACAACCTAAACCGCTACGAAACTGTATACTTGTTTCTCTCTTAATTCGCACTCGGATTTGATGCCCCTGAGAAGAAAGAGACTGACATATATCCCTCCTTGTCTCTTTGGCTTTTTCTTGATGGAACGCCTTGTCTCTTTCGTAGTGTTGGGATTGTAAACATTTACTGATTAACTTAATATATTACAAACCCCACTGAGAATCTAATCTTACTTCTGCAGTCAGTGCTACTATATGTGACATGAGCGCAGTCCAGTCTCCCAGCCATGTGACATCTAAAACTCATCATAAGCACCCTTTGTCTTTGTTTCAAACAAACATGTTACAATGGCACTGATTGATCTCTTAAACCCAAAAGTTTTGTAGAATGCAATGAAATGCAAATTAACTATCTCATTAACACACCAATGCTTGACTgggttcaaaaaaatttcaaaggaaatttaagaaatagagaaagatGAATGCATGTGATGGCGTTGGAAGAAGTTTTCTCCAAGAATGCGACTGCTACCGCTCcaatgtacttttttttttttttttttatgaattgtGGGACAGAGGAAGGGTTGTACCATACACCAAGCATCAAATCACAGGCCAATTGCAAACACCCTCGTTTTAACCTATGTACCGTCAAAGTCCTCATCAGATACCACACAACCATACCTCTAAAAAGATCTTATGATTTTATCTTTACATTCTGAAGCGGTACATGACCCTTCCTTGGGCTCTGAAACTCCCCCCTACCTCCACCGCCGTTGAGTCATCAATAGAAATAGTGATCGTTGTTGCCGCGGAGAAGCTGCTTGATCTCCTCATAATTATACTCTAATGGAGCTTCTTCCCACAGCCGTGACGGCCCATAGTCCTCGATCCCACCACCACAGAGAGAACTCTCAAAGCCCATCTGTTCCCCTCCACCACCTCTACAAATATAGTTATGGTCCATCTTTCCATAGCTGATCTGTGTGGAGCTCCCATCAGATGAGCTGCAGCTATGCTCGCTTCCAAACATGATCGTGTTATTACCACTTTCCTTCATCTGGTACTGATAAGATGGGCCTTGCAAGAGAGTGGAAGAAGTGGTGGTAGGAACAATGGTGAAGGCATCCTGCGAGATTTTGGGGAAGCTTTCGAGGACTGGGAGGGGGGGAAGTGGAGAGGTGTAGCGGCTGCCTTGTGAGGACGAGGATGGTGATGGGAAGAgtagctgctgctgctgctgcttccgttgttgttgctgttgatgtGATTTCCTTTGGGAAGGAGCAATCCCCAAGAGCTTCTTCTTAAGCTTGGTGTTCCAATAGTTCTTGATATCATTATCTGTCCTGCCTGGAAGCTGGGCAGCTATGATGGACCACCTGACAACCGAAATGATTGTTTTCAATGTAACAATTCTTTTTGGAGAGCAAAATCAAAGATCTCATCTCCAATTTGGCAGGCTTTCAGTGAGTATTATACTATTATTGATGAGAAAACTAAAATTGGCATGCATGAAGTGATGCATCTAGATATGAAAGATTCTCCAGTTCATGCAAAACTTCTGCTAGAAATATAGGATAAATGGATTTCAGATCTCTTTTCTTCTATTTAACTCAGTCCACAGTATGGACTTCTATTGAAGGCCATAAATATCAAGAAATAGAAGGCCAGGATCAAACAAAACCAAGCATACTCgtcagaaaaggaaaggaaaataaAGAGGTTGTCTCTTGCCTGCTTCCAATACTAGCGAAGAGGCCGCATATTATCCTGTCCTCATCATCCGAGAACTCCCCGTGCTTTATGTTGGGCCTCAGGTAGTTGAGCCATCTCAGCCTGCAACTTTTACCGCATCTCTTTAGCCCTGTCAACAACCCAAGCAGCCAAATTACCACCATCCACATAATAATGACAACAACCACCCAtgatatctctttattttttttctttgatgtaACAAAAGAGGCTGCTAGCTCATAAACTAGCAGAGACGAGAAAAGGGAAAGAAAGGGAAAAGAGACGAGGACTTCGATCACTGGCTTACCAGCTTTGTGAGGAAGAGAGATCCAATTGCCACCAGTCCCATACTTCTCTATGAACTCCTTGAGCTTGGAGTCCTCCTCCGGAGACCAAGGCCCTTTCTTCACGTTGGCCTTGTCACAGCACGGAGCCCTACCCATCTCTCTTCCCTACTCTCTTTTTGTCCTTTGGATTGTGCGGTTTTGGTTTGGTGGTGGAAGAAGACACAGGCCTCTAGGAAATATATTTCACCAGAAAAGAAAGGTGAGAGACGCAGAGACAGGAAGACACAAATACAAATGACAATATAGATGGGGAGATGTAAGAAGTCAAAGGATAGCCTGTCTGGTTTCCCTCAGTTCCTACCCAGCTCCCTTGCTGGCCCCCGTGGGGTCGAGGGCCTCTCAGTCTCAGCGCCACCAAGACTTGCCATCATTCATAAATAAAGCCATCCCACTGGACCCTTTGGAGGGCCCACGTCTttctccccctccctccctccctctttctttctttctttctttcttttcttcctccctTTCTCCTCTTCCGGGATCAAATAAAAGTCTTTACGGGAAGTGTAAGGAGAAAGTGAAAGGGACTGATGGGCGTGAGGCCTCTGTAAGGGTGACGTCCTCCAAATTAACCTTGGGCTGTATGTGAggaggtggaggtggaggtggagATGGAGGACGAGGAGGAGAAGTAGGCTCTATGATTGAGACCAACCTCATATGTAGCCACCTGCATGTGCGCATGTGAATTGTGTACCATTGATCCACTTATGCATTTATGTATACGTACATAAAATTGGGTCCACTTGGATAAAAGACAGAAACGTATGTTTGTGTACCAGATTTGTTTGACATTTaactttatatatatgtatattccaAAAAGGTGGTAAATCTTCATGTATGTATGACAAGATATGAATTCAAAGGTTAGGCTGAGTTGGGTATTTGCTTGATTCAAATTACTTATTACTATATACGTCTGGAAGTCAAGATCCAACATGATGCAATATAATCCATGTTTCAGAGATGTACGAGGTCATTTGTTTTTGTTATCTAAGCTAATTTTGGTTTGCTTTAATCTAAACTTAAACTTTTATGTTCTGGTTCTGGACAAACATGTGGTAACTTTCAGACCACAAATAGCAATTCTATTATAGAGAACCCTCCAAAAACAGTAGAAATTATGTTTTTTTCATTGTTGTTGATATAGTGTCTAAGACATGcacttttttaaattttataattgatacaCCTCGGATCCGATCCATCAATTGTGGCACTACCGGTCAATATATAGAAGCCTGACACGAATTAGCTATATAGTCTTTCACCTCGGTCAATCAGTTCTCACTAcatggctcttccaaagatgcatAGAGAACTCCGAATCTTCCTCTTGTTGGATGGTAGCTTACCATAATAGTGGAACAGCCTATCTAACCATATGACATGGTAGCTTACCATAATAGTGGAATAGCCTATCTAACCATATGACACGTATCTCACCTTATCGCATCGTATTTTCAAAATGTATGAGAGATTATCTTCAACAAACTCACTCGTACGTCTCAAGATACCAATCACGATGGCTTCCAATCCTCATCTATGTAAATCTTTCTCTGAGGACCCTCCAAGCAAGGCCGTCTGCATCAAAGTAAGCTCAGACCAAGCCATTCTAAGCCCTTAGTTTATAGAAGTTCTATAGAGTCTAAGCTACTGAGTCTAACTCGTGAACTTAAAGGAGATCCCAAACAAGTCTCTTATATTGCTAGATTAAGCACAATCTTAGTGGGACCAATCACTCCTGAACTCTCagagttctctctctctccctagctACTACTCCAACTCCCCATGTAGACTTTTACCACTTTCTCCCTTTGTCTATTTTTCATTTAGAACCTCTGTCATCACCCTGAGAAGATCCGGCTaagccatcgaagagtccctcaTCGAAAAGATCTGATAAGTGAATTTCTTTTGCTTGTGCTATTTTAGAGCCAATCTGATTGTTAAAGCAAAAATCCAACCATCGTCAACTTCTTCAAGATCTCCGACCAGCTACTTAAGTCCCTAGATCACCACCCTTGACCCTCCAACTGACCATCCAGCTTGATACGAtcacgatgttgtcattaggacaccatgattatcaatctaattctgacttcaataaaaattaaaaacacgtagaaagtagcgagtcggatcgaatccacaaagaatgcagaattttgatttgaaatatttgattttgtaaaaaaaataaaattttgaagaaagtaatttaagtcggaaaacaggaattaaaagtacaaaaaataaatcgggtactaagatctactatttagatcctagcatctacttacaataaaaataaaagataaaaatttaaagagtataaaataaattgatactaagatctactaattagatcctagcatctacgtgcaaaaattaaaagacagaaatttaaagtgtaagaaaataaattttgcattaattgaaattgaaattcaagtacagagaatttaaaaagaataataaaataaaataaaaataaaattgtaataaagatctgaagttcaTTAGCTCAACTTTattggaaagatggttgatgacctctccttcttccgtcatactccgtagagcgaactgtcttttctccttcttcttcttgggtccctaaagctctaatattttttttattttttttaacttttcacTCAACTTTTCTActtcttaaatttattttcagaccccctatttatagataattttttcatatttttttgataagaaaagaagtcctaaaacccttagaaatcttaTAAAACCCATAAAAttaatttctgaccgtcggattagCTTCGGACCGCTCAaatctgataaaaaattattattttaatccttatcaaagtcaaatTCAACCACAGCTATTCGATCTGGGTTCAAATTtattctggaccgtcggatcacatAAAATCTTTCTCTTATCAACCGACAACGAATAGCAACCGTTGGATTTGAGTTGGGATGATTGTGGATCATTGGATCACGCAAAATCATCTCAGCCCATCGTGAGCCACACTTGTAGACCATGAAAGGTTTTCTGTTGACTGCACCCTGATTCTGTGGACGGAGTGGCCgatccaccatgcaccgaaggctatttttaagattttttaagatattttggctcgatttttgcttcaatttttgtctgaaaaatttagaaaaagtatgcattaaatttttcaaaaattttcattattttgatacttaaattactcaattaaattaatatctatttttcataaatatactctaattttagatttttttaaaattatttatttttgtaaaaaaattcaatttatttatgaaattagctttttaagaagatgttagcaccataaattatcaaaaatacttttaataaatataaaaatacatcacTTATCACAGCTCGTCGACGTAAATCAGACCGATCTTAGTGGCAAAAATAATCTTCGGATCCAATCTGACAACCTTTGTGTTGGATCATATGCTTAGTTTCTAGTTTTGCTCCCCATTCTGATGATTGAAATAGAAACATAAATTTTCCATGTGTGGCCTTTCGATAAACCTAATTATTACTAAATTTTGGTTTGATGCTCATGTGTTTTGTATAAGAGGAAAGGCTGTGATAAAAGATACAATCATAAAGGTTGTGTTCTTATAATTCAGAGAGAAGGCACCAAGGAAAGGATTATTAGGTTCTCCCCCATTGAGGTtggatattttgatttctataaTCTTTGTTTGATTGACAAGAGATATGATCGTTTATTTTAGCTAGAAAAAAAGATTCAGATCATGGACTTAATcccattagagaaaaaaaaaaaagctttcttTTAATCAAACGGCCATTTCCTAATTAAAATTTTGTCTCATGGATATGAGCGTATGTTTTATTTTTGttcattctaaaaattttatgtaaagaAAGAGACTTGAAGGTAATGCTATAATAACTCGGGAcctcatccaaaaagactagtCAGTAAGTATTATTTGAGCTTCTTGACTCTGTATAACTATCCAAAATCTATCCAACGTATAACCGATATAGAACTAAACATATATCCACATGAATGCTCTCATGTATATTTATAAATAGAGCAGTGTATGAACAAGAGAAGGTGCAAGCTATAAGTGATTTACATTATCACATAAGTGTTAATACCATCATTATCAAATTAATAGCATAACTTAAAGCAAAATGAACTATGTATTTCACTATAAGTGCATTTATGTTGGAATGTTGATGTTGATTATGTTTTACTCAAAATTCTCATTAGTTGAAGGCATATTTTACTTTCTATGCCCAAGTATTTTGTTTTCCTTTCAGATCAATAAGTGTATTCCAAAGCTAGGATTCTAAGTGGACATGgattctcttgaatttttttttttttgcttagatAGAAGATATAGCATTGTTTCTATTTCATGCAGATTCTTGGCTAGATTTTAGTATATTTTCCCATGAGTCAATATATTATTgataatatgcaatatttgaaggACACTGCAATTGCAgtgttattattgatcaatttaaacaAATATTTATTCTAAATCCTATTCTTTCAACTATAAATGAAGTGATCGATTTGTGTTTGAACTGAAGGTTGCTTGAAGGGTAATCAAATGGCATGTTGCATAAACCTTTTTTTTTACATTTATATTACTAGAATTCACTACATGAAAACTTGTAAAAGTTGGCATTAAAGTATCTGCCAATGCTTATAGCTGTTGAAAACTAAGCTCTCGATACTATAGAAGGTGTCAAAGAAATATTGTCTATGCAAGCGTTAAAACAAACTTTCCAGTTGAATTATAAAGCAACTTAGTTTGTACTTAATGACTCTTTAAAGCATCATAGCCTTTACATGCCAAAACAAGTTTGCCAGTTGTAAGCTCGAGCATCGGC includes:
- the LOC105061133 gene encoding uncharacterized protein — its product is MGRAPCCDKANVKKGPWSPEEDSKLKEFIEKYGTGGNWISLPHKAGLKRCGKSCRLRWLNYLRPNIKHGEFSDDEDRIICGLFASIGSRWSIIAAQLPGRTDNDIKNYWNTKLKKKLLGIAPSQRKSHQQQQQRKQQQQQLLFPSPSSSSQGSRYTSPLPPLPVLESFPKISQDAFTIVPTTTSSTLLQGPSYQYQMKESGNNTIMFGSEHSCSSSDGSSTQISYGKMDHNYICRGGGGEQMGFESSLCGGGIEDYGPSRLWEEAPLEYNYEEIKQLLRGNNDHYFY